The Hyphomonas sediminis genome contains a region encoding:
- a CDS encoding polysaccharide deacetylase family protein, whose translation MPQPAEFLVYPHRAYGMDQDRYDWQPADRRPPVQLKSGAKAMAFITIPLEFFPLDPPAKPFKHPGAMVTPYPDLRHYTTRDYGNRVGVFRLLKELEAAGLKATFAVNAEIARRYAPLIERIRAGGHEIAAHGVSTAHIHHAGLSEEEERALVAETRAALPDAVTWMSPARNESFKTPDLVREAGFSICLDWESDQRPLPMRTSAGELTCLPNHYELSDFLILSTRSQSEDEWADQILEAAAQTVAEHPERGAQCFGFTLTPYITGLPFRIEALARVLTGLAAMEGLQVSTAAVVAAAFAEASQ comes from the coding sequence GACCGGCGCCCGCCTGTCCAGCTGAAATCCGGCGCCAAGGCGATGGCCTTCATCACCATCCCGCTGGAATTTTTCCCGCTGGACCCGCCCGCGAAGCCCTTCAAGCATCCCGGCGCCATGGTCACGCCTTATCCGGACCTGCGCCACTATACGACACGCGACTATGGCAACCGCGTCGGCGTCTTCCGCCTACTGAAGGAACTGGAAGCTGCTGGCCTGAAAGCCACCTTTGCGGTTAACGCAGAGATCGCCCGGCGCTATGCCCCGCTGATCGAGCGCATTCGCGCTGGCGGTCACGAAATCGCGGCGCATGGCGTTTCTACCGCCCATATCCACCATGCCGGCCTCAGCGAAGAAGAAGAACGCGCGCTTGTTGCCGAAACCCGCGCCGCTCTTCCCGATGCCGTCACCTGGATGAGCCCGGCCCGCAACGAATCCTTCAAGACGCCGGACCTGGTCCGCGAAGCGGGCTTCTCGATCTGCCTCGATTGGGAGAGCGACCAGCGCCCCCTCCCGATGCGGACCAGCGCAGGCGAGCTGACCTGCCTGCCTAACCATTATGAGCTCTCAGACTTCCTCATTCTGTCCACTCGCTCCCAGAGCGAGGACGAATGGGCAGACCAGATCCTGGAGGCCGCCGCGCAAACCGTTGCGGAACACCCAGAGCGCGGCGCGCAATGCTTCGGCTTCACGCTCACGCCTTACATCACGGGCCTGCCCTTCCGGATCGAGGCGCTCGCCCGTGTGCTGACGGGTCTTGCCGCCATGGAGGGCCTGCAGGTCTCGACCGCTGCCGTTGTTGCCGCCGCTTTCGCTGAGGCCAGCCAATGA